CGCTGACAACGACCCGCCAGAAGACGCCCTCAAGCAGATTGAGGCCATCCGGCGCACATCCGAATTGAACATGTATGACCAAGGAGGCGTCCAGCTCGCGGCTGCTGCCGCTGACTTCCATGCCCTCGTCTCGTGGTTGGAGACTGCTTCCACGGAGCAGTACGTTGCTGCACTGCGCGCTGCCGCCGATACCTACCAGGGAGACGACGCACCTCCCGTCCCAACAGTCAGTGGCCTCAGTGTTCACGAGACAGCGACCGTCACAGACGTCACACCAGAGACTCAATGACCCCTGACGGGATGGCTGACGTTGCCGAGAGAGGCATGGACCTGATGGACTCTGACAACTGAGAGTCCGGTTGGACCGGCTGTGGTCGTCAAAAGGGAGGACACTGGCTCACCATCCGCGAGGCAGGTTTGTGCATCCAGAATTGAGGTGAGATGTTCCCAGTACGACCACCTACGAGTGACGGCACTGCCACTGACATCGTCGATCCACGTGCAGTCACACTCCGGGGAGGAATCGCAGATACGCTCCGTCCAAGTACAATCCCAGATACCCCACTGAGTAACCAGGCGGACAGTGGTGCCCTCACCGACTCTCCGGTCGGTATGGTCACGCACACAGCGAAACACGTTGTCGATAACCTCAACACGCTGACTGGCGCCTACCGGCTCGACGAGGTAACGACCGATTTCATCGAGTATCTATTCACACTCCTCCGGCTGGACGACGTCATCGTTGAACACGCAGACACTGTCGACAAGTACACTACAGACTCCCGGTCTCGTGAGGCCGTTGACGAACTGCTCACCGAGGCCGCACTTGATGTCGTCACAGCAAGCCATGAGACCGGACGTGATGTGATCGGAGAAGTGTACGAGCTCGCCGCGCAACACCGGGGGAAGCAAGAGCATCTCGGGCAGTACTTCACACCCTCAGGAGTCACCGATCTGATGAGTGAGCTCACTGACGAGTCCAGCACTGAGCCCACGGAAAGCACTGACTACGACCGTGGTGACATGTCTGCTGACGCCATCGAGTCACGCCCGTGGATCGGCGATCTCGGGGGCTGTGGCTCTGGACGGCTCCTCCTCCCGAAGGCCTTCGAAACCCCGGCCGGGATCTTCTGTGGCATCGACAAGGACCGCATCTGCGCGAAACTCGCTGCGATCAACCTCGCACTGTGGAATCTTGACGGGCAGGTCATCCACGGGAATGCACTTACCTGTGAGTATCAGAGTGTCTTCAACGTCTATCACGACGAGCAGTGTGGGGGCTATATCCTTACGAGCCACCCGGAAGACAGCCTGCTGATGGTACCGTCTCGTTCTCACGAAGACGCTGAAGAGCCACAAGCCGACTCCGCACAGCATACCGACCTGGATGAAGCCAACTCAGTGCCATCCCATGCGGCACAGGCCTTCGTCGACGACTGGAACACCAGTCAGTGATCACCACCATGCCAGAACACACTCCTGAGCCAGCGTTGGTCTCGACAGCCAAAGATCCCGACACTATCCTGGAATCTGTCGCGGACAAGTATCCAGACCGGCAGACGTTCGCCCTCGTGAGCGGCGGTCACGACTCCACGGCAGCTGCACTCGCAGCGATCAACTCGCCGCACGTTACTGTTGACGCAATCCTCTACATCGACACTGGCATCGGTGTCCCTGAAGCGAAACGCTGGGTCCGAGCGTGGGCACAGACCCACGACGTTCCCTTCAGATCTGTCGGAGCGGAGTACCGCCGGCCGATCGACGAGTATCACAACCTCGTCGCGAATTTCGGGTTCCCAGGACCGCCGTCACACGAGAAGATGTGGATTAATCTGAAAGACAAACCACTGCGGGGCTTCATCGCAGCCGAAACTGATGATCCACCGGTCCTAATCACCGGCATCCGGAAGCATGAGTCTGACCGCCGAGCTGAGATTGCACCGGACTCCGGCATCAGTACGACCAATCAAGCAGTCTACGTCTCACCGCTGATCGACTTCACCGACAGCGAGATTGCTGACTATCGCGAGGCGAACGCAGCAGACCTCGAAGTCCCAGCGTACCGCGAGCACGATGATGACCGAGGGTTCAACCCCGTCACCGAGAAGCTTCACACAAGTGGTGACTGTCTTTGTGGAGCATTTGGAAGACGCGATGAACTCCGCGAGCTTGAGCTGTTTTACCCAGCAGTGTACGACTACCTATCGACCCTTGAGGGGCATGTCGTCGACAGCGCTCTTCAGGGTCGCGTCGACCCACGATTCGCACTCTGGGCACACGGTCAAGACCAGGACGGGTACGATACTGGCGTTGACCACCAGCAGGCAGGTCTTAACCTTTGTTCAGCGTGTTCCAACCGCGCGGACAGCTCCCACACGACTGAAGGCCCGACCCTGACCCACGCTGAAGACCGGTTACACGAGGAACTCACAAGTGATGCGTCCAACGAGTGTGGCGATCACCTCCAGGCCTACTGTTCGCACTGCCAGACGCTCGTCGACGATCCGGTAGAACACCGCGACGAGTGCCCCTCGCCGCCAGCAGGATTGTACGGCAACGCTCGGACCTGGCGGGACATTCGCGAGATCGATCACCTCGAATCGCAGTACCGAGGGATCTGGATCACAGAGCCCGACCCGACAACCGCTGCCTACTGTCCGACCGAAACCCAACACGAGTGGAACCCCCTCTCCGACGACGAACGGATTCACCCTGACACCGATTCCCTCGCAGTGTGTAACACCTGCGGCGCGTATCGGCTCGGCACCGGAGCAACCCCGGTAGTCCCAGAGTACAGCGCAGTCCCAACAACTCGCTGGAGCGAACACGACCAGCCTGGGACTACGGACACAGACAGTCCCGGCGACTCACCAGACGCAGACCATCCAGTCCCATCACTAGCTGACTTCATCGAGAAGCCACAAACGGCTCAACAGAACACATGAAGCAGTGGGGTGTCTCCTGAACGATTAAGTGATCTCATCCCATGCAAAGTGCTGGAGGGTGACTCGCCTGTCACGGAGAGCCCTCTCTGGACAAAGGCGCGCGGCATCGCCAACTGCGGCATGGACGCACGCTGATAGACTGGGATGGAGACCCGCAACACGACTCCGATCCACGACACACCTCTGATGACTCACACTCTGTCCCGTCTGTCAGCCGGGCCTACGGTGGCTTGAGATCGCTACTCAGGCCGCCGTAGTAAGCCCGTTGGCGCGTCGCGTTGTTTATACGACCAGATTGGGGTGAGATGAGTCAGTCCCACCCCGCGACCACCTCGACTTCACTACACCGACCCGACTCTCGCGACCGATCAGCAGCGCTGAAGCGGTTGCGGAACTGGGTCGCGACCACAGACTGGACACTGCGTGTTCTTCGCGACCGCCCCGATCGGCCAGAGACAATCCGACTGACCACCGAAGACGCAGAGACCGCGACCACTCACACACTCACACTGACACCAGTGGATGACGGGGCTACCTATCGAGTCACTGCCACCACCGCCCCAGGTGCGACCCCGTTCTCACTCGTCGGCGACACACTCCCGCTGGTGACGGCTGTCTCCCAGCTGATCGCGAACGCCCGCCAACTGTAGCCCCCGTGTGCGAGATGAAAATTCCTATGTCAACGAAACCCACTGCCCACGTAGACTCCTCGAAGCTCCCGATTCAGGTCAACGACCACCAACTCGCCGCCCGTCCGACACCCAGCGCAGTGTCCGGAAACGCAGCAGACCAAGAGTACGTCTGTCTCAAGTGCGGTGAAGTCGTCACACCTCCAGCCAATAAATCGACCCCGCCAGTGGAGTGGGCAAAGAACAACTTCTCCTACATCCCCTGCGAGGGCGAGTAGTAGCCGGAGACAAGCTTTAAAATTGATTCACCACCCCTCAGCTACCGGAGAACATTAGTATCTGCTTCTCTGAGTACATCGTATGCCATCTGATACTCCTAGCCGCGACCATGACCACCCAGAAGACACTGCAGAGGATCGGCCTATTCCAGACTGGGCAACAGAGCCGCCTCACGGTCCGGGTGGCCACGTTGAACCCGACACTGACCCTGCTATGACTCACAGCGGAGACGATAGTGATCCAGCGCACACACCCCGCGCAGTTGACTACGACAGTCCTGGAGATGAGGCTCAGGATGCCGAGTATATAGATACACCCACGCTCGATCCACTCACCAATAGTGACCCGGGGGACCAGCGATGACCCACATGGGAGACGACAAATCCACTGACCCTGATCGCGACGAGTCTACCTCATCAGCCGACACTAGACCACCATCAGATCACCCTGACGTCCCCGACTCGCGCAGTCCAGACATTCCACCGCTAAGCGGTGATGATCTTGAGACCACAGATGCAACACCCCCAGACTCGATCTCCACTCCGGATGGCCTCCTTCACCACACGCTCCACAGTCGCATCAGTTCAGAAGGGGCAACAGCAATGATCCGGTGGCTCCACTCAGAGCGGAGTACACTCCCTGAACCCGTCTTCTCCTACACCGTCGAGACTGTCGATACAGGGACAGTAGCCTACGACAACGCTACGTTCATCGTCGGCACCGAATCGGCTGATGGTGTCTTTTTCGGCGTCAAAACACCCAATCAGAAAGCCGGCGCAATCATCGAACCGGATACCGCTCACGCGATTTTCACGCATCTACTCGATACCGAGTCTGCAGCAGTGATGTCGACGAACGAGTGGCTGGCGGATCGACTAGAGTAGCACCCATCGTACGGCATCTTTGTTCTTCCAGGGGGCAGTGGCATGTCCTCCACTGCTTCACACTCCTCGCACCGCCAGCTGCGGAACCCCCACGATGAGCACTCGTCTTTCACGACGCAAGTCTCAGCTGCAGTCAGGAATCAGGACAGCACCACGCTCGGGCGGGCACTCGAAGTCGCATTCAGCAACGCCACCTCCCCCGAGAACACACCGCCGCCGACCGATAGCCCCGATATCGAGATCACGATTCAGCCGACTGACCACGTGATCACCGCAACAGTCGCACAGCCATCACTCCTCACACTCACTGATCAATCTGGACAACGTCTGACTGTCCCGGTAACTCCGAGCACAGTAGCAACTCTCGTTAGCGATCTCACAGCACATACAGCCACTGATCCCGTCACCATTCCAGAGTTAGTCGTCAAAGCACCAGAGTACACGTATACGGATCTAACCGTTGCCTTCGACGGAGCGTCACACGGGAATCCAGGACCGTCAGGCGCAGGCTGGGTGATCATCGATCAGCCGTCAGGCGTCACACTCACCGAAGATACCCGCCCACTCGGCAAGACGACC
This region of Halobaculum sp. MBLA0147 genomic DNA includes:
- a CDS encoding N-6 DNA methylase codes for the protein MVTHTAKHVVDNLNTLTGAYRLDEVTTDFIEYLFTLLRLDDVIVEHADTVDKYTTDSRSREAVDELLTEAALDVVTASHETGRDVIGEVYELAAQHRGKQEHLGQYFTPSGVTDLMSELTDESSTEPTESTDYDRGDMSADAIESRPWIGDLGGCGSGRLLLPKAFETPAGIFCGIDKDRICAKLAAINLALWNLDGQVIHGNALTCEYQSVFNVYHDEQCGGYILTSHPEDSLLMVPSRSHEDAEEPQADSAQHTDLDEANSVPSHAAQAFVDDWNTSQ
- a CDS encoding DUF5049 domain-containing protein — translated: MTPDHASDAADNDPPEDALKQIEAIRRTSELNMYDQGGVQLAAAAADFHALVSWLETASTEQYVAALRAAADTYQGDDAPPVPTVSGLSVHETATVTDVTPETQ
- a CDS encoding reverse transcriptase-like protein, whose translation is MSSTASHSSHRQLRNPHDEHSSFTTQVSAAVRNQDSTTLGRALEVAFSNATSPENTPPPTDSPDIEITIQPTDHVITATVAQPSLLTLTDQSGQRLTVPVTPSTVATLVSDLTAHTATDPVTIPELVVKAPEYTYTDLTVAFDGASHGNPGPSGAGWVIIDQPSGVTLTEDTRPLGKTTALRAEFEALICGLHAVSQYNPDAVTIVGDCHAVFERLNDSNTDGTYGPLVERVLPLLETFSTVTHRPVPRCRNTTADRLATTAAEASHRQTGGSA
- a CDS encoding phosphoadenosine phosphosulfate reductase family protein; translated protein: MPEHTPEPALVSTAKDPDTILESVADKYPDRQTFALVSGGHDSTAAALAAINSPHVTVDAILYIDTGIGVPEAKRWVRAWAQTHDVPFRSVGAEYRRPIDEYHNLVANFGFPGPPSHEKMWINLKDKPLRGFIAAETDDPPVLITGIRKHESDRRAEIAPDSGISTTNQAVYVSPLIDFTDSEIADYREANAADLEVPAYREHDDDRGFNPVTEKLHTSGDCLCGAFGRRDELRELELFYPAVYDYLSTLEGHVVDSALQGRVDPRFALWAHGQDQDGYDTGVDHQQAGLNLCSACSNRADSSHTTEGPTLTHAEDRLHEELTSDASNECGDHLQAYCSHCQTLVDDPVEHRDECPSPPAGLYGNARTWRDIREIDHLESQYRGIWITEPDPTTAAYCPTETQHEWNPLSDDERIHPDTDSLAVCNTCGAYRLGTGATPVVPEYSAVPTTRWSEHDQPGTTDTDSPGDSPDADHPVPSLADFIEKPQTAQQNT